The following DNA comes from Winogradskyella sp. PG-2.
TGTTAGTAAGATGACTCTAGAGAAAGCACAAGCACTGCTCGAAAAAAATGCACCCAAGAAAAAGGCTCGTAAAAAAACAACAAAGAAAAAAGCAACTACTAAAAAGAAGTAATACTACAATATGAATTTTAATTTTTTAACGCCTGTTTCAGATGCTGTTTTAGCTCATAATGAGTTAACTGCTCAACAAGCACTAGGAAAAAAAGTTAAAATTCATTCGCGCCAAAACGGAATTCCGGATTTAGAAGGAGTTCAATTGGCTATCATAGGAGTTCAAGAAAATAGAAATGATGTTAACTATATAGGTACAAACATTAGCTTTGATTCTATTAGAAAAACATTATACACATTGTTTCCAGGTAATTGGTATACAACTATAGCTGATCTTGGAGATATCGAACCAGGAGAGACAGTTGATGATACTTATTTTGCAATTAGAACTGCTATTGCAGTTTTAGTTGAGAAAGAAGTTATACCTATAGTTTTAGGCGGAAGTCAAGATTTAACTTATGCCAATTATCGCGCATACGATTCTATATTGCCAATGGTTAATATTGTTAGTGTAGATACTAATTTTGATTTAGGAGATGCCAATCTTCCGATTAAGAATAATAGTTATGTTGGTAAAGTAATTGTCGAAGAACCATATAATCTATTTAATTACTCTACTATAGGTTATCAAACCTATTTTAATTCTCAAGAAGAAATTGATCTTATGGAGAAGCTTTATTTTGAGGCTTATCGTTTAGGGGATATATCTGGAGATATAA
Coding sequences within:
- a CDS encoding formimidoylglutamase → MNFNFLTPVSDAVLAHNELTAQQALGKKVKIHSRQNGIPDLEGVQLAIIGVQENRNDVNYIGTNISFDSIRKTLYTLFPGNWYTTIADLGDIEPGETVDDTYFAIRTAIAVLVEKEVIPIVLGGSQDLTYANYRAYDSILPMVNIVSVDTNFDLGDANLPIKNNSYVGKVIVEEPYNLFNYSTIGYQTYFNSQEEIDLMEKLYFEAYRLGDISGDINKVEPLMRDAHMVSIDLKSVRAAEVSENQKYSPNGFTGKEICAISRYAGISNKVSSFGVYEYYASQKDNATSMLVAQMIWYFIEGVNCRVKDDDFLNENYYQKYTILVEEDELIFYKSLKTGRWWIEIPFLPDVNNKLKKHTLLPCMHSDYVSATQGEVPERWYKAYRKNSF